A region from the Thermoanaerobaculia bacterium genome encodes:
- a CDS encoding phosphoglucosamine mutase — MERLFGTDGIRARAGLYPLDPRTVFVLGRSIGRFFGQGSNILIGMDTRESGPDIAAQLALGLDETGCVVHFGGVLPTPAVAALTASHPELNGGVVISASHNPYMDNGIKVFRDDGTKLTDDEEDVIEDFIRVDTSSGSTRTVDLDPEEKFQKHYIERLLQSVTPFPATRPLTIVVDSAHGAATRAVKEVFSHLPLDLIHIGHTPNGTNINHGVGSQHPELCRKMVLETGAAAGICLDGDGDRLILIDEMGNILTGDHLLYAIALDLYRSGQLPGNRIVATVMSNGGLIRALDDHGISVASCPVGDRYVWKAMMEENIYLGGEQSGHIINRHWSTSGDGLLNGLQVLHALAQEGKTLSQLAPIPIFPQTLKSFTCSVKRELETIPGYLELHARLIGHLAPGGRILVRYSGTEPKVRIMVEGEDPEGVTEVTEELEQFLKTSLS, encoded by the coding sequence ATGGAACGCCTTTTTGGTACCGATGGTATTCGCGCTCGAGCGGGACTTTATCCTCTCGATCCACGCACGGTATTTGTCCTGGGCCGAAGTATTGGCAGATTTTTTGGACAGGGATCCAATATTTTGATTGGTATGGATACAAGGGAAAGCGGGCCGGATATCGCGGCACAGCTGGCTCTGGGCCTTGATGAAACCGGCTGTGTGGTTCACTTTGGCGGCGTCCTGCCCACTCCCGCCGTCGCCGCTCTGACCGCATCCCACCCCGAGTTGAACGGGGGTGTCGTAATTTCAGCATCCCATAATCCCTATATGGATAATGGCATCAAAGTCTTTCGTGACGATGGAACGAAACTCACCGATGACGAAGAAGATGTGATTGAAGATTTTATCCGTGTTGACACCTCATCGGGTTCCACCCGAACAGTGGATCTGGACCCGGAAGAGAAATTCCAGAAACATTACATCGAACGCCTGCTCCAATCCGTCACACCCTTCCCCGCCACTCGTCCCTTAACGATCGTCGTTGACAGTGCCCACGGGGCTGCAACCCGCGCCGTGAAGGAAGTTTTTTCCCACCTTCCCCTTGACTTAATCCATATCGGCCATACTCCTAACGGGACCAACATTAATCATGGTGTGGGAAGTCAACACCCGGAGCTTTGCCGGAAAATGGTCCTGGAAACCGGCGCGGCCGCAGGGATCTGCCTGGACGGGGATGGGGACCGTCTGATTCTGATCGATGAAATGGGAAACATTTTGACCGGGGACCATCTTCTCTATGCCATCGCCCTCGATCTTTACCGATCCGGACAACTGCCCGGAAACCGTATCGTGGCGACAGTCATGAGCAATGGTGGTCTGATCCGCGCCCTCGACGACCATGGAATCTCTGTAGCCTCCTGCCCCGTCGGAGACCGCTATGTATGGAAGGCCATGATGGAAGAAAACATTTACCTGGGAGGCGAACAATCGGGGCATATCATTAACCGGCACTGGTCCACTTCTGGAGACGGCCTTCTGAACGGACTTCAAGTTCTCCATGCCCTGGCCCAGGAGGGAAAAACCCTTTCCCAGCTGGCTCCGATCCCAATTTTTCCACAGACTTTGAAATCCTTCACCTGCTCCGTAAAACGGGAACTGGAAACGATCCCGGGATACCTCGAGCTCCATGCCCGTCTGATCGGTCACCTGGCTCCCGGCGGCAGAATCCTGGTTCGTTATTCGGGTACCGAACCGAAAGTACGCATCATGGTGGAAGGAGAAGACCCGGAGGGTGTTACTGAAGTTACTGAAGAGTTGGAACAATTTCTGAAAACAAGCCTCTCCTGA
- the hslV gene encoding ATP-dependent protease subunit HslV gives MKSARSTTILCLRHNGTTVMASDGQVTIGQTIVKHQATKIRRLWNGKVLAGFAGSAADALALLSRFDIKLQEYHGNFERAVVELAKDWRTDKVLRQLQAMMIVTDSQKSFVVSGSGDVIQPDDGILAIGSGGPYALAAAKALISHSSLDAESIAREAMTIASSICIYTNSHLSIEVISNGA, from the coding sequence ATGAAATCTGCCCGCAGCACCACGATTCTCTGTCTACGCCATAACGGTACGACCGTCATGGCCAGTGACGGCCAGGTAACGATTGGACAAACCATCGTAAAGCACCAGGCAACAAAAATCAGACGTCTGTGGAATGGGAAGGTCCTTGCCGGCTTTGCCGGGAGTGCGGCGGATGCCCTTGCTCTCCTCTCCCGGTTTGACATCAAGCTTCAGGAATACCATGGCAATTTTGAACGCGCCGTGGTTGAGCTTGCGAAGGATTGGCGAACCGATAAGGTCCTCCGACAGCTCCAGGCCATGATGATCGTGACCGATTCTCAGAAGTCGTTTGTCGTCTCAGGTTCGGGGGATGTAATCCAGCCCGATGACGGCATCCTGGCCATCGGCAGTGGAGGTCCCTATGCCCTGGCAGCAGCCAAAGCCCTGATTTCCCACAGTTCTCTGGATGCCGAAAGCATTGCCCGGGAAGCCATGACGATCGCATCCTCCATCTGTATTTACACAAACAGCCATCTTTCTATCGAGGTTATTTCCAATGGAGCCTGA
- the hslU gene encoding ATP-dependent protease ATPase subunit HslU, whose product MEPEHLTPKEIVSILDQYIIGQRDAKRAVAIALRNRWRRQQLPEESAEEILPKNIIMIGPTGVGKTEIARRLARISDAPFIKVEASKFTEVGYVGRDVESIVRDLVDEAIKIIKEREIRNVRERAKTEVVRQMLPRLVPGMDEESFSRMLWNGDFDDRDIEVEVEEKQFPKMEIFTPQGIQDMDLQVQDMFSGLFGGKKRRKTLRVAEARNLLLEQKENALVDMGSVAQSAISLAEQSGIVFVDEIDKIAGRSMGQGPDVSREGVQRDLLPIVEGTVVRTRYGMVRTDHILFVAAGAFHVARPSDLIPELQGRFPIRVELKSLSKEDFIRILTEPKHALIKQYKALLETEGVQLSFSDCAISAIAALSEQVNDKTENIGARRLHTILERLLEEVSFHAPDMQGVSVTIDENYVHDHLKDIVQDSDLSRYML is encoded by the coding sequence ATGGAGCCTGAACACCTGACTCCAAAAGAAATTGTATCGATCCTCGATCAGTATATTATCGGTCAGCGGGACGCAAAGCGTGCCGTGGCCATCGCCCTGCGGAATCGCTGGAGGCGTCAGCAGCTTCCCGAAGAGAGTGCAGAAGAAATCCTGCCAAAAAACATCATTATGATCGGCCCCACGGGCGTTGGGAAGACGGAGATTGCACGACGTCTCGCAAGGATTTCCGACGCACCCTTTATCAAGGTGGAGGCATCCAAGTTTACCGAAGTCGGATACGTAGGAAGGGATGTTGAATCGATCGTACGGGATCTGGTGGATGAGGCCATCAAGATCATCAAGGAACGGGAAATTCGAAATGTCCGGGAGCGAGCAAAGACCGAAGTAGTCCGACAGATGCTTCCCCGACTGGTACCTGGCATGGATGAAGAGTCTTTCAGCCGAATGCTGTGGAATGGGGATTTTGACGATCGGGACATCGAAGTCGAAGTTGAGGAGAAACAGTTTCCAAAGATGGAGATCTTTACTCCCCAGGGGATTCAGGATATGGATCTCCAGGTACAGGATATGTTTTCAGGACTCTTTGGAGGAAAAAAGCGTCGAAAGACCCTTCGAGTGGCGGAAGCACGGAACCTGCTCCTGGAGCAGAAGGAAAATGCTCTGGTTGATATGGGAAGCGTGGCTCAGTCCGCGATTTCTCTTGCCGAACAGTCCGGTATTGTTTTTGTGGATGAAATTGATAAAATCGCCGGCCGCTCCATGGGGCAGGGCCCGGATGTTTCCCGTGAAGGCGTCCAACGGGATCTTCTTCCCATTGTTGAGGGAACCGTCGTTCGAACACGGTACGGAATGGTACGGACTGATCACATTCTCTTTGTGGCAGCGGGGGCCTTTCATGTTGCCCGTCCTTCGGATCTCATCCCTGAGCTTCAGGGGCGATTTCCAATTCGTGTCGAGCTGAAGAGCCTTTCCAAGGAAGATTTCATTCGAATCCTTACCGAGCCAAAGCATGCCCTGATCAAACAGTATAAGGCCCTTCTGGAGACGGAAGGGGTCCAACTGTCTTTCTCAGATTGTGCCATTTCGGCCATTGCGGCACTTTCGGAGCAGGTAAACGATAAAACTGAAAATATTGGCGCAAGAAGGCTCCACACGATTCTGGAGAGGCTGTTAGAGGAAGTTTCTTTCCATGCTCCGGATATGCAGGGAGTTTCAGTCACCATTGATGAGAATTACGTGCATGATCACCTTAAAGACATTGTTCAGGACAGCGACCTTTCTCGCTATATGTTGTAG
- the dapF gene encoding diaminopimelate epimerase, with protein MSDIEITKMSAAGNDFILLDTQKYSLPDPPESFIRRICSRRLSIGADGFLTLDRSKLAHIKVTYFNSDGSRANLCLNGTRCAAMYAFRNVLAPRKMKIETEAGTFRAEIIQGGVRVQLPPSARKITHLDLDLDGKPWPGFLVDVGVPHLILLAGEDLSSIDFVPLARMLRYHPLLEPEGANVSMVHIVDENLVRIRTYERGIEDEMLSCSSGSWAAVLALLLSGSRLCSPVQILPQCLIPLNFSFEWRKGNLESMELSGEARFIFQARIQPEAWSWGA; from the coding sequence ATGAGTGACATCGAAATCACAAAGATGTCCGCGGCAGGAAATGACTTCATTCTTCTGGATACTCAAAAGTATTCTCTCCCTGATCCTCCGGAGAGCTTCATCCGGCGCATCTGCTCCCGACGGTTATCCATCGGTGCCGACGGATTCCTCACACTTGACCGCAGCAAGCTTGCTCATATTAAAGTCACGTACTTCAACAGTGATGGGTCGAGGGCGAATCTCTGCCTCAATGGGACACGCTGTGCGGCAATGTACGCCTTTCGGAATGTTCTGGCGCCCAGAAAGATGAAAATCGAAACTGAAGCCGGGACATTCCGTGCGGAAATTATTCAGGGCGGAGTCCGGGTACAGCTGCCTCCCTCCGCCAGGAAAATAACCCACCTTGATCTGGACCTGGACGGAAAACCCTGGCCCGGATTTCTCGTGGACGTCGGCGTGCCCCACCTTATCCTGCTTGCAGGAGAAGACCTGTCGAGCATCGATTTTGTTCCCCTTGCCCGAATGCTTCGTTACCATCCCCTTCTGGAACCTGAAGGAGCCAATGTCAGCATGGTCCACATTGTGGACGAAAATCTCGTTCGCATACGAACCTATGAACGGGGCATTGAAGATGAGATGCTTTCCTGCAGTTCAGGTTCGTGGGCTGCCGTCCTGGCTCTGCTTCTAAGCGGGTCCCGACTCTGCTCACCGGTTCAGATTCTTCCCCAGTGCCTCATCCCCCTTAACTTTTCATTTGAATGGAGAAAGGGAAACCTTGAATCCATGGAACTATCCGGTGAGGCAAGGTTTATTTTTCAGGCCAGGATCCAGCCGGAAGCATGGTCATGGGGTGCCTGA
- a CDS encoding glycosyltransferase family 2 protein, with product MKLIVMVPAFNEEGILAETLRSLPASVDGFDELDVIVIDDGSTDATAEIARGEGVKVISMGFHAGLARTFARGLDEALQRGADCIVNFDADGQYRAEDIPALTVPILSGTADMVLGDRGVAANPHFSPVKRLFQRIGSMVVRLASGIRMNDAATGFRAYSRKAAMKLMVFSSYTYTLETIIQAGIHGIRTTSVPIETRPPVRPSRLYTSMASYIVKAGMTVVRIFTLYRPLRVFVLAASIFVAAGLMLFARFLYLFVLGFGQGHIQSLILGAVLVIVGIQIGLIGILADLITINRRLLEDIRGRLIEQASQSGKGKEVKT from the coding sequence ATGAAGTTAATCGTCATGGTCCCCGCATTTAATGAAGAGGGCATACTTGCAGAGACGCTCCGAAGCTTGCCTGCCAGTGTGGATGGGTTTGACGAGCTTGATGTGATCGTAATCGATGACGGATCCACAGATGCTACGGCGGAAATTGCCAGGGGAGAAGGTGTGAAGGTCATCTCCATGGGATTTCATGCCGGACTGGCAAGAACATTTGCGCGCGGTCTGGATGAAGCCCTGCAGCGGGGTGCGGACTGCATCGTGAATTTTGACGCCGACGGACAGTACCGGGCAGAGGATATCCCCGCTCTCACCGTGCCAATTCTTTCCGGAACAGCGGACATGGTTCTGGGAGACAGGGGTGTGGCGGCCAATCCTCATTTTTCCCCGGTCAAACGTCTCTTTCAGCGGATTGGAAGTATGGTCGTCCGTCTGGCCTCCGGAATCCGGATGAACGATGCGGCAACGGGTTTCCGGGCCTATTCCCGGAAAGCCGCCATGAAACTCATGGTTTTCTCATCCTATACGTACACCCTGGAGACAATCATTCAGGCGGGGATCCATGGGATCCGCACAACCAGCGTCCCCATCGAAACCCGTCCGCCTGTTCGGCCCTCCCGACTTTACACCTCCATGGCTTCCTATATTGTGAAAGCCGGAATGACCGTGGTTCGAATCTTCACTCTCTATCGACCTCTTCGCGTCTTTGTTCTGGCTGCATCCATTTTCGTGGCGGCAGGGTTGATGCTTTTTGCCAGATTTCTCTACCTTTTTGTCCTCGGGTTCGGCCAGGGACATATCCAGAGCCTGATCCTTGGAGCGGTTCTGGTTATTGTAGGCATCCAGATTGGTCTGATAGGAATTCTTGCGGATCTGATTACCATCAATCGGCGCCTTCTGGAAGATATCCGGGGTAGGTTAATTGAACAGGCTTCTCAATCCGGCAAAGGAAAAGAGGTCAAGACCTGA
- a CDS encoding CinA family nicotinamide mononucleotide deamidase-related protein, with protein sequence MRAAIVIVGSEMLTPWKQDTNSLYLTEVLNQHGVEVTTKIILGDEEDELSAALAFLAKHNELILLSGGLGPTRDDVTREATACFLKVPLIHFPELLMEIQAFFAARGRDFPEIAKKQSMIPEGAEPLHNQAGTAPGFVYQGKTFSIWAFPGVPQELRHMVQASLIPALKKLALPAVHTLHMALSGKPESECELILEPYYRKYGRDGFTILSGGGKIELIVKTTDPDTLRERKELLSELFSDDLYTDRGETMEAVVIRLLIERRETLAVAESCTGGLLAKRLTDVPGASAVFMGGMVAYDNSIKIEQLSIPPSLIEKHGAVSQAVAEEMARSARTTFSSHYGIGITGIAGPTGYTEDKPLGTVHIAVSARDQTIHRKFRFPGDRDRVRTFAVQSSLDMLRRILT encoded by the coding sequence ATGAGGGCAGCCATTGTCATCGTGGGGTCCGAAATGCTCACCCCATGGAAACAGGATACGAACTCCCTCTACCTGACTGAGGTGTTGAATCAGCATGGAGTCGAGGTGACAACAAAAATTATCCTCGGGGATGAGGAAGATGAACTATCAGCCGCCCTCGCCTTTCTTGCGAAACACAACGAACTGATCCTGTTATCGGGAGGACTGGGGCCGACCAGAGACGATGTAACCCGTGAGGCCACGGCCTGCTTTCTCAAGGTACCGCTGATCCATTTCCCGGAATTGCTGATGGAAATCCAGGCGTTTTTCGCCGCACGCGGAAGAGACTTTCCTGAAATTGCGAAGAAACAAAGCATGATTCCAGAGGGAGCCGAACCACTGCACAACCAGGCGGGAACGGCTCCGGGGTTTGTATATCAGGGAAAAACCTTTTCGATCTGGGCCTTTCCCGGTGTTCCCCAGGAGCTTCGCCACATGGTCCAGGCCTCCCTGATTCCGGCCCTCAAGAAACTGGCCCTGCCCGCGGTTCACACCCTTCACATGGCACTCAGCGGGAAACCTGAATCCGAGTGCGAATTAATTCTGGAACCCTATTACAGGAAGTACGGCAGAGATGGATTTACGATCCTGTCCGGGGGAGGAAAGATTGAATTGATTGTGAAAACAACGGATCCGGACACTCTTCGAGAACGCAAAGAGCTGCTTTCCGAACTCTTCTCCGATGATCTCTATACCGATCGGGGAGAGACGATGGAGGCCGTTGTCATTCGTCTTTTGATTGAACGAAGAGAGACTCTTGCCGTGGCGGAATCCTGCACGGGAGGACTGCTGGCAAAGCGTCTTACGGATGTTCCCGGGGCGTCGGCCGTCTTTATGGGAGGCATGGTGGCCTACGACAACAGCATCAAAATCGAACAACTGTCTATCCCTCCTTCCCTCATTGAGAAACATGGAGCCGTCAGTCAGGCCGTTGCCGAGGAAATGGCCCGTTCGGCAAGAACAACCTTCTCCTCTCATTATGGAATCGGCATCACCGGAATTGCCGGACCCACAGGATACACAGAGGATAAACCCCTGGGAACGGTTCACATTGCCGTAAGCGCCCGGGATCAGACCATCCATCGAAAATTTCGCTTTCCCGGGGATCGGGATCGGGTTCGGACCTTCGCGGTTCAATCCTCACTGGACATGCTGAGGCGGATTCTTACGTGA
- the thpR gene encoding RNA 2',3'-cyclic phosphodiesterase yields MRSFLAFSVDSKTRTLVADHISSRKGEFRGISWVPSRNLHITVKFLGEIDDLTCKSVENCLQESAPLLSPFSLTPEGGGCFPDPGRARVLFIAYSLDEPVMKWIHRLHTSLVSLGFPKENRPFTAHLTLGRVRRPVPERQIHRFLEETDQLSLPKFEVQNILMMESRLDPGGAIYSVHRTFSLGGGHA; encoded by the coding sequence GTGAGGAGCTTTCTGGCTTTTTCCGTAGATTCAAAGACCCGTACCCTCGTAGCCGATCATATCAGCTCAAGAAAAGGTGAATTCCGGGGAATCAGCTGGGTTCCATCCCGGAACCTTCATATCACGGTCAAATTTCTGGGAGAAATCGATGACCTGACCTGTAAATCCGTGGAAAACTGTCTCCAGGAGTCGGCGCCGCTTCTATCTCCCTTTTCCCTTACACCTGAAGGCGGAGGATGTTTTCCCGATCCGGGAAGGGCACGGGTTCTCTTCATCGCGTATTCCCTGGATGAACCGGTGATGAAATGGATTCATCGTCTGCATACGTCCCTTGTATCTCTTGGATTTCCGAAGGAAAACCGGCCCTTCACAGCCCACCTTACCCTTGGAAGGGTCCGCCGGCCGGTTCCGGAGCGACAGATCCATCGGTTCCTCGAGGAGACGGATCAACTTTCTCTTCCGAAGTTTGAAGTTCAAAATATTCTTATGATGGAGAGCAGGCTTGATCCCGGGGGTGCCATCTACTCTGTTCATCGAACTTTTTCCTTAGGAGGCGGCCATGCCTGA
- the plsY gene encoding glycerol-3-phosphate 1-O-acyltransferase PlsY — MPEAWWYVLVAYLLGSIPFGYLLTFVISREDIRSHGSGNIGATNVSRKLGLAGGLATLALDAGKGALAVWIPIHFSGHPLLIGASVFAVVAGHCYPIFLAFKGGKGVATAAGAFIVLAPLPTLLAALVLVITVLIKRYVSLGSCVGAAVLPILMALLNPPHRWVLLFTVLTACLIIYRHRENIQRIQDGTERRFPERKKP, encoded by the coding sequence ATGCCTGAAGCCTGGTGGTATGTGCTCGTGGCTTACTTGCTGGGGAGTATTCCCTTCGGGTACCTTCTCACCTTTGTGATTTCGCGGGAAGATATTCGAAGCCACGGAAGCGGAAATATTGGAGCAACCAATGTTTCGCGGAAGCTTGGTCTTGCGGGCGGACTGGCTACGCTTGCGCTCGATGCGGGGAAGGGAGCTCTGGCCGTATGGATCCCGATTCATTTTTCAGGCCATCCCCTTCTGATCGGTGCTTCAGTCTTCGCCGTGGTTGCCGGCCATTGTTATCCGATCTTTCTTGCCTTTAAGGGCGGAAAGGGAGTGGCTACAGCTGCAGGAGCCTTTATTGTCCTTGCTCCCCTTCCGACGCTCCTGGCAGCTCTGGTCCTGGTCATTACCGTGTTAATCAAACGATATGTATCCCTCGGGTCCTGTGTTGGAGCCGCAGTTCTCCCGATTCTCATGGCCCTTCTGAATCCACCCCATCGATGGGTACTCCTCTTCACCGTGCTCACAGCCTGTCTCATCATCTATCGGCACCGGGAGAACATCCAGCGAATCCAGGATGGCACGGAACGCCGTTTTCCTGAAAGGAAGAAACCATGA
- a CDS encoding NAD(P)H-dependent glycerol-3-phosphate dehydrogenase — protein MKVTIIGAGSWGTAMSIYMASCGHEIHLWAYEEGLADTINHHHVNPLYLDGFPIPDNVTATDDVMEALKQEGVIFLAIPSQFIRRTLKDVASSYQGQPLVCLSKGIEQGTLSLMSEVLTDILGTGLPLLALSGPTFAREVAGGLPAAAVLASTDLQLCGKLQEAFSSEKFRFYRSDDLIGVELAGALKNVIALAAGVVDGYKLGLNAAAALMTRGLHEITRLGVELGGRRETFAGLAGMGDLILTCTGHLSRNRTVGVRLGKGETLEDILGSMNMVAEGVATTASTFELARSRGVEMPLTESVYDLLYSGIPPGDIVLRLMTRNLKREDVL, from the coding sequence ATGAAGGTTACGATAATCGGTGCCGGGTCCTGGGGAACCGCCATGTCCATCTACATGGCCTCCTGTGGACATGAAATCCATCTATGGGCATATGAAGAAGGCCTGGCAGATACAATTAACCATCACCATGTTAATCCCCTCTACCTGGACGGATTTCCCATCCCGGACAACGTGACCGCAACCGATGACGTAATGGAAGCCCTGAAGCAGGAAGGTGTGATCTTTCTGGCCATTCCATCCCAGTTCATTCGAAGAACGCTAAAGGATGTCGCCTCTTCATATCAGGGCCAGCCCCTCGTCTGCCTGAGCAAGGGTATCGAACAGGGCACCCTGTCTCTTATGTCCGAGGTTTTAACCGATATCCTTGGAACCGGCCTTCCCCTGCTCGCCCTTTCTGGACCGACCTTTGCAAGGGAGGTAGCCGGCGGACTTCCGGCAGCGGCCGTCCTGGCCTCGACAGATCTGCAACTCTGCGGAAAGCTGCAGGAAGCATTCTCTTCGGAAAAATTCAGATTCTACCGATCTGATGATCTTATCGGCGTCGAACTGGCCGGTGCGCTGAAGAATGTGATTGCCCTGGCAGCAGGTGTCGTGGACGGATACAAACTGGGCCTGAATGCGGCAGCGGCTCTCATGACGCGGGGCTTGCATGAGATTACCCGTCTGGGTGTGGAGCTGGGAGGCAGACGGGAAACCTTTGCAGGACTGGCAGGCATGGGAGATTTGATCCTTACCTGCACCGGCCATCTGTCTCGAAATCGTACGGTAGGAGTCCGTCTTGGAAAGGGTGAAACTCTTGAGGACATCCTGGGTTCCATGAACATGGTGGCGGAAGGCGTGGCCACAACAGCATCCACCTTTGAGCTGGCCCGATCGCGCGGTGTAGAGATGCCCCTGACCGAATCGGTGTATGACCTTCTTTACTCGGGGATTCCTCCGGGGGACATTGTGCTGAGGCTGATGACCCGCAACCTGAAGCGGGAGGATGTCCTTTGA
- a CDS encoding capsular biosynthesis protein, which yields MIDLHCHILPGVDDGASSWKESLSMALMAEDDGIEAIFATPHANPSYHNVSAGTVDQLVQELNTAIQKEGRTIQVYTGHDAHLVPELLDRLRSGEIHTLNSSRYFLLEPPEHFRISEMQEAIFGFMAHGFVPIITHPERVGAFLRNPEFLYRLVEQGALVQITAGSVTGYFGESIRHYSESILKEGLGHILASDAHSPRHRPPILSQACNVISSWGVDAHPMVSGRPRAVLSDEEIDIPSPAKPSRPGLFQRLFKRM from the coding sequence TTGATTGATCTTCACTGCCATATCCTTCCCGGCGTGGATGACGGAGCGTCATCCTGGAAGGAATCTCTTTCCATGGCTCTTATGGCTGAGGATGACGGAATCGAAGCGATCTTCGCCACCCCCCATGCCAATCCCAGCTACCATAATGTATCGGCCGGGACCGTGGATCAGCTTGTCCAGGAACTCAACACAGCCATTCAGAAGGAAGGGCGAACCATCCAGGTTTACACAGGACATGACGCCCATCTGGTCCCTGAACTCCTGGACCGGCTTCGCAGTGGAGAGATTCACACCCTGAATTCAAGCCGTTATTTTCTGCTGGAACCTCCGGAACATTTCAGGATCTCGGAAATGCAGGAAGCGATCTTTGGATTCATGGCTCACGGGTTTGTTCCCATCATCACCCACCCGGAGCGTGTCGGCGCCTTTCTCCGGAATCCTGAATTTCTTTACCGCCTCGTAGAACAGGGGGCACTGGTCCAGATCACGGCGGGAAGTGTCACCGGATATTTTGGAGAATCGATCCGACACTACTCGGAATCCATCTTGAAAGAGGGACTGGGGCACATTCTGGCCTCCGACGCCCATAGCCCCCGCCACAGGCCGCCAATTCTTTCCCAGGCCTGCAATGTAATTTCTTCCTGGGGGGTTGACGCTCATCCAATGGTTTCCGGGCGTCCCCGGGCGGTTCTTTCCGATGAGGAGATTGATATTCCTTCCCCGGCAAAGCCTTCACGGCCAGGGTTATTTCAGCGACTCTTTAAGCGAATGTAA
- a CDS encoding acetyl-CoA hydrolase/transferase C-terminal domain-containing protein: protein MHHYRRKLCSAEEAVTIIKDKQTVYMSANAATPLAMERALAARKDDFTYLKLVHVLLAGEDILKVDEPGSPFHHLSLFVGPADRKSVQEGLSEYVPVFLYEIPALYSTGIIPLDVAIVHVSPPDNHGFVSLGVEGLASLSACEAATKVIAQVNEKMPYILGDNFVHVSRFDKIVEVSEDILELHPRSATEVEQKIGYHVASLIEDGATLQMGIGGIPDAVLKYLDGKRDLGVHTEMVSDGLIGAVDKGIITNRKKSLHKNKIIATFTYGTRKLYDFVHQNPLIELHPVSYTNNPFVIAQNDNMTAINSAVEVDITGQVCSDSMGIKIYSGFGGQVDFIRGAANAKGGKPIIALPSTTKNDTVTRIVPMLKPGAGVVTTRADIHFLVTEFGIANLHGKSLHERARAMIEIAHPNFRDELTEEAKRRRVW from the coding sequence ATGCACCACTATCGGCGAAAACTCTGCTCAGCCGAAGAGGCTGTTACCATTATCAAGGATAAGCAGACGGTCTATATGTCGGCCAATGCAGCGACTCCTCTGGCTATGGAAAGAGCTCTGGCGGCTCGAAAAGACGATTTTACCTACCTCAAACTGGTCCATGTTCTCCTTGCAGGGGAGGATATTCTCAAGGTAGATGAGCCGGGAAGCCCCTTCCACCATCTCTCCCTCTTTGTCGGGCCTGCAGATCGAAAGTCCGTTCAGGAAGGTCTCTCTGAATATGTGCCGGTGTTTCTGTATGAAATTCCTGCGCTCTACTCCACGGGCATCATTCCCCTGGATGTTGCTATTGTTCACGTCAGCCCGCCCGATAATCACGGGTTCGTCTCTCTGGGCGTTGAGGGTCTGGCTTCCCTCTCGGCCTGCGAGGCCGCCACAAAAGTCATTGCGCAGGTAAATGAAAAGATGCCTTACATCCTGGGAGACAACTTTGTTCATGTGTCCAGGTTTGACAAGATTGTCGAGGTTTCCGAAGATATCCTTGAGCTTCACCCCCGGTCCGCCACGGAGGTGGAACAGAAGATCGGATACCATGTTGCCTCGCTTATCGAAGACGGGGCAACGCTTCAGATGGGAATCGGCGGTATTCCCGATGCCGTTTTAAAGTACCTTGACGGAAAGCGCGACCTGGGTGTCCACACAGAGATGGTCTCGGACGGACTTATCGGTGCCGTGGATAAGGGGATCATCACGAACCGGAAAAAATCGCTGCATAAAAACAAGATTATTGCCACATTCACCTATGGAACACGAAAACTTTACGATTTTGTCCACCAGAACCCTCTGATCGAATTGCATCCAGTCAGTTATACCAATAATCCGTTTGTGATTGCCCAGAATGACAACATGACAGCCATCAATTCTGCCGTCGAGGTGGATATCACGGGCCAGGTCTGTTCAGATTCCATGGGAATCAAGATCTACAGCGGCTTCGGCGGGCAGGTCGATTTCATCCGCGGTGCCGCGAATGCCAAGGGTGGTAAACCGATTATCGCTCTTCCGTCAACCACGAAAAATGATACGGTGACCCGGATCGTTCCCATGCTGAAGCCCGGTGCGGGTGTCGTTACCACACGAGCGGACATTCACTTTCTTGTGACCGAATTCGGGATTGCCAATCTTCATGGAAAGAGCCTCCATGAACGTGCCAGGGCGATGATTGAGATTGCACACCCCAATTTCAGGGATGAGCTGACGGAAGAGGCGAAGCGGCGCAGGGTCTGGTAG